The genomic DNA CCGATGATTTATTCACACTGCGCGGCCTAGTGGTTAACCAACTCTGAAAATACAATTCCATTACGGATCATTTTCTGCGGCCTCGTTGTCGTCGACTTACTTATGTTCGATTGGGGCGTCTCCTCCGTTTTGCCTTACGAAAAAATTCCCGCAAATTAATTTGCACTTTCAAAGTTGGCGAACCCACTGGCGGATATTTTTCCGCCTGGCCGGCCGGTAAAATACGGAAATAAGGACCGCTGTTCTTTGGTCTTACTTCCTTGCCAGCGAAAAATTTCTTGTCAGGCCGGTAGGCTTACTAAATCAGCGGTTCCCTATTTTTCCGGAATTAGCCAGATAATCAGATTGGCATATTGTTTGGTAAAGGGCAGGACGGCAATTGAGGAAGCAATATTGAAAATCGTATGGATACAGGCGATCTGGGTGCTGAAATCATTGCTGCAGGCTTTGACCGTCCAAATGAGTAAGGGAGTCAATGGCAAAGCAATGAGGGCGCCCAACACGTTTAACAGCAGGTGGGCAACAGCTACCCGTCTGCCCGCCAGCGGTGAGGCGATCCCTACTAAGAGTGAAGAAAGGCAGGAACCGATGTTATTTCCATAAATGATGTAAGCCGCTGTTTCCAAGGAGAAAAAGCCCTCGTTTGCCAGCACCATCAATACGCCGGTAGCGGCGGTGCTTGACTGAAAAAGCACGGTAATCAAAATACCGCCGACAATTCCATAAAAGGGATTATCCCTGGCAGCCGCCAGACATTGCAAAATCGCGCTGTATTGTGCCAATTCTCCTAACGCGCCTGATAAATAATCCAGTCCGGCAAAGAGGCTTAAAATGCCCGCCAAAAACATAGCCGGATA from Propionispora hippei DSM 15287 includes the following:
- a CDS encoding Na/Pi cotransporter family protein, translating into MDSLISLIVGVGLLLGGIFLMRASLRHFLLHRIQRLLYKLTVTPWRGLLFGTVAAALMQSSSALTLVTIGLVSANYLSFYQSLGIILGANIGTCTTVQLMTLSFSGAYVLPCLAVTMLLMLRKKLRYPAMFLAGILSLFAGLDYLSGALGELAQYSAILQCLAAARDNPFYGIVGGILITVLFQSSTAATGVLMVLANEGFFSLETAAYIIYGNNIGSCLSSLLVGIASPLAGRRVAVAHLLLNVLGALIALPLTPLLIWTVKACSNDFSTQIACIHTIFNIASSIAVLPFTKQYANLIIWLIPEK